In one window of Camelina sativa cultivar DH55 chromosome 15, Cs, whole genome shotgun sequence DNA:
- the LOC104746331 gene encoding uncharacterized protein LOC104746331 → MFGLAMDLAKHTRLQILGCILLASLALTMADTPPGIAKNPSHATCKIKKYKHCYNLEHVCPKFCPDSCHVECASCKPICGPPSPDDDGGDDGGDDGGYTPPAPVPPVSPPPPTPSVPSPTPPASPPPPTPTPSVPSPTPPVSPPPPTPSVPSPTPPASPPPPTPTPSVPSPTPPVSPPPPTPTPSVPSPTPPVSPPPPTPTPSVPSPTPPVSPPPPTPTPSVPSPPGTPTTPVPPYSPPVTPTPSVPSPTPTPPSVPTPPGSTPATPTPSVPTPPGSPATPTPSVPTPPGSTPATPTPSVPTPPGSPPYVPPPSDDQAGAGVRRARCRKQGSPCYGVEYTCPAACPHSCQVDCVTCKPLCNCDKPGSVCQDPRFIGGDGLTFYFHGKKDSNFCLISDPNLHINAHFIGKRRPGMARDFTWVQSIAMLFGTHRLYVGALKTATWDDSIDRIAVSFDGNVISLPQLDGATWTSSPGVYPQVSVKRVNTDTNNLEVEVEGLLKITARVVPITMEDSRIHGYDVKEDDCLAHLDLGFKFQDLSDNVDGVLGQTYRSNYVSRVKIGVHMPVMGGDREFQTSGLFAPDCSAARFTGNEASNGGQSKLLELPEMSCASGVGGKGVVCKR, encoded by the exons ATGTTCGGTTTGGCAATGGATCTAGCCAAACACACACGACTTCAAATATTGGGATGCATACTCCTGGCATCTCTTGCATTAACAATGGCTGATACACCACCGGGAATAGCCAAGAACCCAAGCCACGCAACATGTAAAATCAAGAAGTACAAACATTGCTACAACTTGGAACATGTTTGTCCCAAGTTCTGTCCTGACAGTTGCCATGTCGAATGTGCCTCTTGCAAACCCATATGTGGCCCTCCTTCCCCTGACGATGATGGTGGCGATGACGGTGGTGATGACGGTGGTTACACTCCTCCCGCTCCTGTTCCACCAGTTTCACCGCCACCTCCTACCCCTTCCGTGCCAAGCCCTACTCCGCCAGCTTCGCCACCGCCTCCAACACCTACACCGTCCGTGCCAAGTCCCACTCCTCCAGTTTCACCACCACCTCCTACACCTTCCGTGCCAAGCCCTACACCGCCAGCTTCGCCACCGCCTCCAACTCCTACGCCGTCCGTGCCAAGTCCCACTCCACCAGTTTCACCACCACCTCCGACTCCTACACCGTCTGTCCCAAGTCCCACTCCACCAGTTTCACCGCCGCCTCCAACTCCTACACCGTCTGTGCCAAGTCCCACTCCTCCAGTTTCACCACCACCCCCCACTCCAACACCTTCCGTGCCAAGTCCTCCCGGTACGCCCACGACACCAGTCCCTCCATATTCTCCTCCTGTAACCCCTACACCCTCCGTTCCAAGTCCCACTCCTACTCCACCTTCCGTCCCAACTCCTCCAGGCTCTACTCCCGCGACTCCTACACCTTCTGTCCCAACTCCACCAGGCTCTCCCGCGACTCCTACACCTTCCGTCCCAACTCCTCCTGGCTCAACTCCCGCAACTCCCACACCTTCCGTCCCAACTCCTCCTGGCTCTCCCCCTTACGTTCCCCCGCCATCAGACGACCAAGCAGGAGCAGGAGTCAGAAGGGCCAGATGTAGGAAGCAGGGATCTCCATGTTACGGAGTTGAGTACACTTGCCCTGCCGCTTGTCCCCATTCTTGTCAAGTCGATTGCGTCACTTGCAAGCCTCTTTGCA ATTGCGACAAGCCAGGATCCGTTTGCCAAGACCCACGTTTCATTGGAGGAGATGGTCTCACCTTTTACTTCCACGGCAAGAAAGACTCCAACTTCTGCCTTATCTCTGATCCTAACCTTCACATCAACGCACATTTCATCGGTAAACGTAGACCTGGTATGGCACGTGACTTCACATGGGTCCAATCCATTGCCATGCTCTTCGGCACTCACCGTTTATACGTCGGAGCCCTCAAGACTGCCACGTGGGACGATTCCATTGACCGTATCGCCGTCTCTTTCGACGGAAATGTTATCTCACTCCCTCAGCTAGACGGTGCCACGTGGACTTCTTCCCCTGGAGTGTACCCTCAGGTCTCTGTCAAGCGAGTCAACACTGACACTAACAACCTCGAG GTTGAAGTAGAGGGTTTGCTTAAAATAACAGCAAGAGTGGTGCCAATAACaatggaagattcaagaatCCATGGCTACGACGTGAAGGAAGACGACTGTCTAGCTCATCTTGACCTCGGCTTCAAGTTCCAAGACCTTAGCGACAATGTCGATGGTGTTTTGGGACAGACTTATAGGTCTAACTACGTTAGCCGAGTTAAGATCGGAGTCCACATGCCTGTGATGGGTGGTGACAGAGAATTCCAGACCAGCGGACTTTTTGCACCTGACTGTTCAGCCGCAAGGTTCACCGGTAACGAAGCAAGCAACGGTGGACAGAGCAAATTACTGGAGCTCCCTGAGATGAGTTGTGCCAGTGGCGTAGGTGGCAAGGGAGTGGTCTGCAAGAGATAG
- the LOC109129087 gene encoding probable F-box protein At5g47300, which yields MQTRHGHKQNEYYALGSYQDSKAGDKSYKILCYWGYMIDKGFEIYEFNSNSWRVLDATPDCNLECIDNGKFLKGKERFGRLPLPSQCTEADYLVVALSVFRQEKVSVLVHPINTSSRTEIWVTNDIDETEKVSWSMLVAVDLNLVTDCFRCVSVSFLVGEDKKVLVCIDNGTDGNNMVFIVGLDNQVRQVNLGLASNWPFLFSYVPSLTQIHPE from the exons ATGCAGACAAGACATGGCCACAAGCAAAACGAATACTATGCTCTTGGATCTTACCAAGACAGCAAAGCGGGTGATAAGAGCTACAAAATCTTGTGCTATTGGGGTTATATGATCGACAAAGGGTTTGAAATCTATGAATTTAACTCTAATTCATGGAGAGTTCTTGATGCCACTCCTGATTGCAACTTAGAATGTATTGATAACGGCAAGTTCTTGAAGGGAAAGG agagatttggacGTCTGCCTCTTCCCTCTCAGTGTACTGAAGCTGATTATCTAGTTGTGGCTTTATCGGTTTTTAGGCAAGAGAAAGTTTCCGTGTTAGTACATCCCATAAATACATCATCAAGGACAGAGATATGGGTGACAAATGATATCGATGAGACGGAAAAGGTGTCGTGGAGCATGCTCGTAGCAGTGGATTTGAATCTAGTTACTGATTGTTTTCGTTGCGTAAGCGTCAGCTTCTTGGTCGGTGAGGACAAGAAAGTCCTCGTGTGTATTGATAATGGAACCGACGGCAATAACATGGTTTTCATTGTTGGACTGGACAATCAAGTGAGACAAGTGAATTTAGGACTCGCTTCAAATTGGCCATTTTTGTTTAGTTACGTTCCAAGTTTAACTCAAATCCACCCTGAATGA